The DNA segment AGAATATTACACTGACAACCGCGTTGGCAGCAGGCATACGTTTACCTTGAAAGAGCGTGCCGACGGCAGCCTCTACTTTGTCGATGGCCGCCGGGAGTTTATAAATAATCATTTGGTTGCCTTGACCGGGGATATCAAAGAGTTTCAGAACATCGAGGGTTTTAGCGGTGATCTGCAAGAGGTTGCTATAGTCGGAGAGGCTGAAGGAAAACTGCTGCTTGTCTATGCGCCTTATAATCAGAGCCAAAGCCCTGCCTTGTTGCTGCTCAATCCGAATGATATGAAGGTTGAGCAGCGTGTGGAGCTAAGCAGCAGGATTGAGAGTACGGAAGTGAAATTTTCAGACGGCCGATGGTTTGTGCGCTTTAAAGATAGAGTGTCGGTCTATAGCAGAGATTTAGAAGTGCTGGAAGAAATCCCTTTGCCCGCTATCGTTGCAGCTAAAATTGAGAGGGAGCAGAAATATGATTCCATGGGTTTGGCGGATGTTTATTTCGGCGGCTATGATATATCCTCCGACCTGAGCCGGATTGTCTACACGGATGAGATAGGTGTCAAGCTTGTCACCCTGGAAGATGGAAAAGAAAAGCTTCTCGCCAAAACGGTTGGGCCTAAGCCATCCGAGCCATCCCGTGGTGCGCTCCTTACCCCTTCTTATCACTGTTTTCCCAGATTTGTCGCCGATGAGAGGAAAGTTATCACCACGCTGACCGGTTATGAATCGACTTCGGGTTTTACGTTCTGCGATCTGGATAAAGGCACAAGCACAAGGGTTGATATCGTTATCGAAGGCTCCCTGGCTACCGGGGTCATCCGTTATGATACCGGGCTGCTGTTCGTTAACGGGTATTGGTATGCTGAAAGCAGCAGGGAGAATAACGGTCAAACGGATGGCTATAAAACCACCTTCCTGGACTTTCATACCGGTAAAGTAAGGGAGATAGAGCTTAGCGAACCGGGGGACACAGGTTATATCCGCTTTGATGATCAAAGTTATATCGGGCGGAATTTTGCGGCGTTTGTCACGAGCAAAAGATCCGGCAGTGACAGCATCAACGACAGACATTATTTGAACCGGATTGAGCTGGGCACCCTCAAACCCGAGCAGGAGATCGTTTCCATCACGGCTGCAGCTCCTCACATTCTGGGGGTTTTAAGCGACGGACGAATTGTTTTCTGGTATCAGTACAACCCCGCTGAAAAAGGGATTTGCATAACCTCAGCTTCCTCAGCATCGAGTGAATAGATTTTTCTGTCGTATTGTCTACTTCTCCGCCCAGCTCTCTGAAACCAGCACATCCACTTTCGTCGGCACCCTGGGTAAAATGGCGTTAGCGGCTTCTTCCATGGTCGACTTAAGTAAGGCAGCCATTGTATGAGCTTCTTCCGCCGGGCTTTCCAGCAGAATCTCATCATGAACGATGCCGACGATATAGGTAGCGGTTCCCGCTAAGCGTTCAATCAAAAGCCCTAAGGCTTTTTTCACAATATCCGCCGCGGTTCCCTGGACAGGTGTATTATAGTATCCGGGCAACCCGGCTTTTTCATAATAGACGAATTTTCTGCCGGCCAAGGTTCGCCCTTCTTTCGGGAGATGAGCCTTAATGGACTGGTGCCAGCGGTGGATTCCGGTATAGGCTTTGAAAAAACGCTCCCGGAATTCTGTTGCTTGTTCCAGGGACATCTCCACACCGTAATTTTGCTGGGCGTATTGCTGGAGTCCGGGTGCCCCCATGCCGAAGATCAATCCGAAATTCACGGCTTTGGCAGCCTGACGCTCTTGTGGGGTTATTTCCGCAATGGGTTTATGAGCGACAAGGGAAGCGGTCAGCAGATGCAGGTCCTCGCCTTGCTGATAGGCTGAAATCATCCGGGTATCTCCGGAGATTTGGGCTGCTACCCGCAATTCGATCTGGGAATAATCGGCTAAAATTAATTTCCGCCCCGGTGGTGCGGCAAAACAGGCTCTGAATTCCGAATCCCGGGGAATTTGCTGGATGTTGGGATTCCAGCAGCTCATTCTGCCGCTCCAGGCGCTGATCTGGCCGTAGCGGGGATGGAGCCGTCCCGTCACTGGGTGGATCAGGGGTGTAAAAGGCTGCAAAAAGGCGGAGATGGATTTGGCGGCTTTCCGGTAAGAGAGCAGAGTTTTAACTAAGGGATGCCGGCGATGGGGATAGAGGTCTTGTTTGGCCGTAGCAGCCACCGGAATGCCGTGCTCGTGCAGTACGTTCAAAACAAATTGCTGGCTTTCAAAGTTTTGATTGATGGCCACGTCTTCCCCCCAGAGGCTCATCTGCATCAGAGGCCTTTCTACATAGGTATAGAGCTCGTCAAGGGCTGTTTTACGTTCTGCCTCCGTTTTCTCATAAAGCTCCTGCCATTTTTGCCGATCAAGATAGATACCCCGGTACTCAAGATGGGCCATGGCTTTGACGCAACGGAACTCGATCTCGGCGATTTGGGTCAGGTGGTTTTCCAGGATTTGCGGGATCATCACCTTGCGCAGTCTCAGGAGAATCTCCGCATCCCGGGCGGCATAGAGGATCTGGGATTCCGTCAGCTCTCCCTGCCAGTTGCTGGTCTGTTCCTCTTTATCCAGATCCTCATTTAAATAATGCTGGGCCAGCGCCTTCAAATTGGACTGAACAGGGCCCCCTGAGCCCCGCAGAAGCTGGGAGGCCAGCATGGTATCAAAGAGAGTTGGGGGAAAGATGTCCAGTGCCATCAGAAATTGCAGATCGAACTTGGCATTCTGAAAGACTTTGACGCCTGAAGTGGATAGGATAGCGTTGATAAGCTCCCGGCCTTCGGGCAGGAAAGAAAAGCAGTCGATCACAAGCACCGGGAGGTCTTCCGCTGCCAACTGGATCAGCCGGAGCTGGCAGGTGTGGGGGTCCAGTCCGGTGGTCTCGGTATCCACCGCGATGACCTTGGCGGCTGTCAGCTTTTCCATATAGGGCACCAGATCAGCAGGGTGGAGGATGCGTTTTATATCCATAGCGTTTAGATCCATAGTTCCTCCTTTCGGCCACCATAAATCAAATCATAGCAAGCCTGTGGAATCATGGGGACAAGCCGATTTAGCGTTTACATTAGTGGAGTTAGGGGCATACCGATTATATCACAGCGGAGAGAACCGATAAATGGGTTGAACGCTCCTCTC comes from the Desulfitobacterium chlororespirans DSM 11544 genome and includes:
- a CDS encoding bifunctional 3'-5' exonuclease/DNA polymerase, with protein sequence MDLNAMDIKRILHPADLVPYMEKLTAAKVIAVDTETTGLDPHTCQLRLIQLAAEDLPVLVIDCFSFLPEGRELINAILSTSGVKVFQNAKFDLQFLMALDIFPPTLFDTMLASQLLRGSGGPVQSNLKALAQHYLNEDLDKEEQTSNWQGELTESQILYAARDAEILLRLRKVMIPQILENHLTQIAEIEFRCVKAMAHLEYRGIYLDRQKWQELYEKTEAERKTALDELYTYVERPLMQMSLWGEDVAINQNFESQQFVLNVLHEHGIPVAATAKQDLYPHRRHPLVKTLLSYRKAAKSISAFLQPFTPLIHPVTGRLHPRYGQISAWSGRMSCWNPNIQQIPRDSEFRACFAAPPGRKLILADYSQIELRVAAQISGDTRMISAYQQGEDLHLLTASLVAHKPIAEITPQERQAAKAVNFGLIFGMGAPGLQQYAQQNYGVEMSLEQATEFRERFFKAYTGIHRWHQSIKAHLPKEGRTLAGRKFVYYEKAGLPGYYNTPVQGTAADIVKKALGLLIERLAGTATYIVGIVHDEILLESPAEEAHTMAALLKSTMEEAANAILPRVPTKVDVLVSESWAEK